From Enterococcus mundtii, the proteins below share one genomic window:
- a CDS encoding LacI family DNA-binding transcriptional regulator, whose translation MVVKLTDVAKKAGVSPTTVSRVINNYGSLSQKTIDKVNQAMKELNYQPNSLARSLQGKNTQLIGLIFPTVANPFFGELVEQLESKLFDLGYRSILCDSANNKEKERNYLNMLAANKVDGILAGAHNLGIQEYENIELPIVSFDRYLAEGIPIISSDNLRGGYLATENLYLKGARNIAILTGSQESNSPTNQRLNGYLAFMEEFQLEPHVFHFHSTARSTALKNLEIKRILEMETIDALFCTDDLTAILAYNLCQELHIKIPEEIKIIGYDGTKMIQNYFPQLSTIAQPITDIADILVDLMLQRIQDPEKPLESNYVLPVKLIQGSTT comes from the coding sequence ATGGTTGTTAAATTAACCGATGTAGCCAAAAAGGCTGGAGTCTCACCAACCACTGTATCACGTGTCATCAATAACTACGGCTCATTGAGCCAAAAAACAATCGATAAAGTAAATCAAGCAATGAAAGAATTAAATTATCAACCCAATTCATTGGCTCGTTCTCTTCAAGGAAAAAACACCCAATTGATTGGCTTGATTTTTCCTACAGTTGCCAACCCTTTCTTTGGTGAATTAGTCGAACAATTAGAAAGTAAACTATTTGATTTAGGATACCGTTCAATATTATGCGATAGTGCAAACAATAAAGAAAAAGAACGAAACTACCTCAACATGCTAGCTGCAAACAAAGTAGATGGTATCCTTGCTGGAGCACATAATCTGGGTATCCAAGAATACGAAAATATTGAACTACCCATTGTCTCCTTCGACCGCTATTTAGCCGAAGGCATTCCAATTATCAGTAGTGACAATTTACGTGGTGGATACTTAGCTACCGAAAACCTTTATTTAAAAGGTGCCAGAAACATTGCCATCTTAACTGGCTCCCAAGAATCAAATTCACCGACCAATCAACGATTGAATGGATATTTGGCATTTATGGAAGAATTCCAGTTAGAGCCGCACGTGTTTCATTTTCATTCTACTGCCCGCTCAACTGCTTTAAAAAATTTAGAGATCAAACGGATTTTAGAAATGGAAACAATTGATGCTTTATTTTGTACAGACGATTTAACTGCTATTTTAGCCTATAATCTCTGTCAAGAGTTGCATATTAAAATTCCTGAAGAAATAAAAATCATCGGGTATGATGGAACAAAAATGATTCAAAATTATTTCCCACAGCTCTCGACCATCGCACAACCAATTACAGATATTGCTGACATCTTAGTCGACCTAATGCTCCAACGGATCCAGGATCCAGAGAAACCACTTGAATCCAACTATGTGTTACCAGTGAAATTGATTCAAGGAAGCACGACATGA
- a CDS encoding acetate/propionate family kinase, whose protein sequence is MSKTIAINAGSSSLKWQLYQMPEETVVAKGIVERIGLNDSIFTIKYGEGQKFEQILDIDDHEVAVKMLLDQLIELNILGAYDEITGVGHRVVHGGETYGDSVVIDEEVMARIQELAEFAPLHNPANLMGIKAFKKILPDIQSVAVFDTSFHATMPKHNYLYSLPIAYYEDFKVRKYGFHGTSHRYVSERAADMLGKPIEDLKIITCHLGNGASITAVDGGKSVDTSMGFTPLAGVTMGTRSGDIDPAILPYLMEKLSIDINEMVDILNKKSGLLGLTNLSSDMRDLENNYDKEEIRLAYDVFVDRIRKYIGGYVTTMNGVDAIVFTAGIGENDGHVRNEVIKGMTWFGCEIDPELNKLRGEELDISTKDSKVKVLVIPTDEELMIARDVERLR, encoded by the coding sequence ATGTCAAAAACAATTGCAATCAATGCTGGAAGTTCAAGTTTAAAATGGCAGTTATACCAAATGCCAGAAGAAACTGTAGTTGCTAAAGGAATCGTTGAAAGAATTGGATTAAATGATTCAATTTTTACAATCAAGTATGGTGAAGGCCAAAAATTTGAACAAATCTTAGATATTGATGATCATGAAGTTGCTGTAAAAATGTTATTGGATCAATTGATCGAATTAAATATTTTAGGCGCATATGATGAAATCACAGGTGTCGGACATCGTGTCGTTCACGGTGGAGAAACTTATGGTGACTCTGTAGTCATCGATGAAGAAGTAATGGCACGCATCCAAGAATTAGCAGAATTTGCACCATTGCATAATCCTGCCAACTTAATGGGAATCAAAGCATTTAAGAAAATTTTGCCAGATATCCAAAGTGTAGCTGTCTTTGATACGTCTTTCCATGCGACTATGCCGAAACACAATTACTTGTACAGCTTACCAATCGCTTACTACGAAGATTTTAAAGTGAGAAAATATGGGTTCCACGGAACAAGTCACCGTTATGTTTCTGAACGTGCGGCAGACATGTTAGGTAAGCCGATCGAAGACTTAAAAATCATTACTTGTCATTTAGGAAATGGTGCTTCGATTACTGCTGTTGACGGTGGTAAATCTGTTGATACATCAATGGGCTTCACGCCATTAGCTGGTGTAACGATGGGTACTCGTTCTGGTGATATCGATCCAGCGATCTTACCTTATCTAATGGAAAAATTATCGATCGATATCAATGAAATGGTTGATATCTTAAACAAAAAATCTGGTCTTTTAGGGTTAACAAATCTATCTAGTGATATGCGTGACCTTGAAAACAATTACGATAAAGAAGAGATCCGTTTGGCTTATGATGTATTTGTTGACCGTATCCGTAAATATATCGGTGGCTATGTAACAACAATGAACGGCGTTGACGCAATCGTATTTACTGCGGGTATCGGAGAAAACGATGGTCATGTGCGTAACGAAGTGATCAAAGGTATGACATGGTTTGGTTGTGAGATCGATCCAGAATTGAACAAATTACGTGGTGAAGAGTTAGACATCTCAACAAAAGACTCAAAAGTCAAAGTATTAGTCATCCCAACAGATGAAGAATTAATGATTGCACGTGATGTAGAACGCTTGCGTTAA
- a CDS encoding class I SAM-dependent methyltransferase — MLPEKMEQGFEQNLEAIQLLQNALGTSFLEAYVENAENLRDNYQVRVVDGVPNEKTTQQISELYQKLSELSFEPEEWRRLSQLLLLKGSQTEHLQANHQLTPDSIGFLFVFLIEQLFPDHKEKIGVLDISAGMGNLLLTVLLNLNIAGYHTEGFGVDIDDTLLSVAASTSELTQASVQYFHQDGLQDLLIEPVDVAISDLPIGFYPNDQKAQDFLTSATEGHSYAHHLLLEQAMKYVKPDGFGLFLMPSNFLETEQSEYIKKWFKEEGYLQGMIQLPDELFRNKQSQKSILIIQKKGEQAKQTKEVLLVKLDSLKEPEKVTKFFNEFKNWKSASL; from the coding sequence ATGTTACCAGAAAAAATGGAACAAGGGTTTGAGCAAAACCTGGAAGCTATTCAGCTTTTACAAAACGCATTGGGAACTTCTTTTTTAGAAGCTTATGTTGAAAATGCCGAAAATTTAAGAGACAACTATCAAGTACGTGTAGTAGATGGTGTACCAAATGAAAAGACAACCCAACAGATCTCAGAGCTTTATCAAAAACTGAGTGAATTATCATTTGAACCGGAAGAGTGGCGTCGTTTATCGCAGTTGCTTTTGTTAAAGGGAAGTCAAACCGAGCACTTACAAGCAAACCATCAATTGACACCAGATAGTATTGGTTTCTTGTTTGTTTTCTTGATTGAACAACTATTTCCTGATCATAAAGAAAAAATCGGTGTCTTGGATATTTCAGCAGGAATGGGCAATTTGTTATTAACAGTTCTTTTAAACCTAAACATTGCTGGATACCATACAGAAGGTTTTGGTGTGGATATCGATGATACACTACTGTCTGTTGCGGCTTCTACAAGTGAGTTGACGCAAGCGAGTGTTCAATACTTTCACCAAGATGGATTACAAGACTTATTGATCGAACCAGTTGATGTCGCGATCAGTGACTTGCCAATCGGATTTTATCCGAATGATCAAAAAGCGCAAGACTTTTTGACAAGCGCGACAGAAGGTCACAGTTATGCTCATCATCTTTTATTGGAACAGGCAATGAAATACGTCAAGCCAGATGGTTTCGGTTTGTTCTTGATGCCAAGCAATTTCTTGGAGACAGAGCAAAGCGAGTACATTAAAAAATGGTTTAAAGAAGAAGGCTATCTTCAAGGTATGATCCAATTGCCGGATGAGTTGTTCCGAAATAAGCAATCACAAAAAAGTATTTTGATTATACAGAAAAAAGGCGAACAAGCAAAACAAACCAAAGAAGTACTGCTTGTTAAACTTGATTCACTAAAAGAACCAGAGAAGGTGACGAAGTTTTTTAACGAATTTAAAAACTGGAAATCAGCTTCCTTATAA
- the comGG gene encoding competence type IV pilus minor pilin ComGG: MVFGQSKKHKRLKGNVLFSTLALFLLCIFFMQGLLESYRLKIDSYLRIKKYYQAKIIKQMFMMESNQLEEQGKGEYDYNVGTVQYTVKQDLVELVITVSPFRFEFTERVIDTDNTTD; the protein is encoded by the coding sequence ATGGTATTTGGACAAAGCAAAAAACATAAGCGTTTAAAAGGGAATGTGTTGTTTTCGACCTTGGCACTTTTTCTATTGTGTATATTCTTCATGCAAGGCTTACTTGAAAGTTATCGTCTGAAAATAGACAGTTATTTACGCATCAAAAAATATTACCAAGCAAAGATCATCAAGCAAATGTTTATGATGGAATCCAATCAGTTGGAAGAGCAAGGCAAAGGGGAGTATGATTACAATGTAGGCACGGTCCAGTATACAGTCAAACAGGACCTAGTGGAGTTAGTAATAACTGTTTCACCTTTCCGATTTGAATTTACAGAGCGAGTCATTGATACAGATAATACTACAGATTAA
- the comGF gene encoding competence type IV pilus minor pilin ComGF produces MNGKNKVSAFTMIECLIALLILNTILLSFGLFIRQSEKMNTFFQKDEQTEWLIFLAQFENELASSQRISIIENRLYYQNEKTFVIEGYQQMIRKRGTTGGHQPMLTGVTRVQFKEEDQVILLHVEFMNGDNKYGIWTKQKT; encoded by the coding sequence TTGAACGGAAAAAATAAAGTATCTGCTTTTACAATGATTGAATGTTTGATTGCGTTACTTATTCTAAATACGATTCTTTTATCATTTGGTCTCTTCATTCGACAAAGCGAAAAGATGAATACATTTTTTCAAAAAGACGAACAAACAGAATGGTTGATTTTCTTAGCTCAATTCGAAAACGAACTTGCTTCAAGTCAACGTATTTCGATCATTGAGAATCGCTTATATTATCAAAACGAGAAAACGTTCGTCATAGAAGGCTATCAGCAAATGATCAGAAAACGTGGAACTACTGGTGGTCATCAGCCTATGCTGACAGGTGTTACGCGTGTCCAATTCAAAGAAGAAGATCAAGTGATTTTACTGCATGTCGAATTTATGAATGGAGATAACAAGTATGGTATTTGGACAAAGCAAAAAACATAA
- the comGD gene encoding competence type IV pilus minor pilin ComGD, with protein sequence MRIARTNKYLTEAYTLAETIMVLIVSLAFFIFPVLSFHSLEKEQSIHRFFDQLEKRIDLVQQSAIIHQQATRFYYEPKRHSLLFEVPPYSSMEWQELPIPEALTIQRHAPITYAAKTGNESSLKAYEFYWPEKKQRIIYQFQLGGGRYIKRIQSS encoded by the coding sequence ATGCGTATCGCAAGAACTAACAAATACCTCACCGAAGCTTACACTTTAGCAGAAACAATCATGGTCTTGATTGTCTCCCTTGCTTTTTTTATCTTTCCTGTTCTCTCATTCCATTCTTTAGAAAAAGAACAATCGATCCATCGTTTTTTTGATCAGTTGGAAAAAAGGATCGATCTCGTACAACAAAGTGCGATTATCCATCAACAAGCTACTCGTTTTTATTATGAACCAAAGCGCCATAGTCTTTTATTTGAGGTGCCTCCTTACTCATCAATGGAGTGGCAAGAGTTGCCGATCCCTGAAGCTTTGACCATCCAACGTCATGCACCGATTACTTATGCAGCGAAGACAGGGAACGAAAGCTCGTTGAAGGCATATGAATTTTATTGGCCAGAAAAGAAACAAAGAATCATTTACCAATTCCAACTAGGAGGTGGTCGTTATATCAAAAGAATCCAATCAAGCTAG
- the comGC gene encoding competence type IV pilus major pilin ComGC codes for MKNRKRMARLKGFTLIEMLIVLLVISALVLLFIPNISRYRDHVNKEGREAVMQLIDAQSELYALQNDGKIPSIDELLREGYIKQEHADAYRKN; via the coding sequence ATGAAGAATAGAAAAAGAATGGCTCGTCTAAAAGGTTTTACACTGATTGAAATGTTGATTGTCTTACTCGTCATTAGTGCGTTGGTTTTACTATTTATCCCAAATATTTCTCGTTATCGTGATCATGTCAATAAGGAAGGTCGTGAAGCAGTCATGCAACTGATTGATGCTCAAAGTGAACTTTACGCATTACAAAACGACGGGAAAATTCCAAGTATTGATGAGCTGTTACGAGAAGGATACATCAAACAGGAACATGCCGATGCGTATCGCAAGAACTAA
- the comGB gene encoding competence type IV pilus assembly protein ComGB produces MKRHKKMFGNPIHFKPMDHTQQARFIQTIGELLLNGFSLQQAIDLLELLRLIPQVYVHFAKRNLQAGESFHFVLQQLGFKQEQLVQVELAEVHGNLVETLKGIAEQFRLIEQFRKELKKVISYPLVLLVFLVGILVSLREFVLPQLIQSDMVTTTHWGIRLLQSSHWLFLGAFGSSIFCGSVIFFRLKKWEVVKRSEWISKQWMIGKIYRSYQSAYLALEIGKLFYEGLDLKQIIRCLKETKEGSLVQSLAYQLMEGLELGIPLAQQFEQYRFLTTEFSQIVLQGEAKGNLGKELLFYSDLTRKEFFQKIHRWLHWVQPVLFLGIAVLILLIYAAILLPVYGNIEEVLI; encoded by the coding sequence ATGAAGAGGCACAAAAAAATGTTTGGCAATCCTATCCATTTTAAACCTATGGATCATACGCAACAAGCTCGTTTTATCCAAACGATCGGTGAATTACTCTTGAATGGCTTTAGTTTACAGCAAGCGATTGATTTATTGGAATTGCTTCGACTGATACCACAAGTTTATGTCCATTTCGCCAAAAGAAATCTTCAAGCTGGCGAATCTTTTCATTTTGTTCTTCAGCAATTGGGGTTTAAGCAAGAGCAACTCGTACAGGTGGAACTGGCAGAAGTCCATGGAAATTTAGTCGAAACTTTAAAGGGCATCGCTGAACAATTTCGATTGATTGAACAATTTCGGAAAGAATTAAAAAAGGTCATCAGCTATCCACTGGTATTGCTGGTCTTTTTAGTCGGCATTTTAGTTAGTCTACGTGAGTTCGTCTTGCCTCAATTGATTCAGTCCGATATGGTCACCACGACACATTGGGGGATTCGACTGCTTCAATCAAGTCATTGGCTATTCTTAGGTGCCTTTGGTAGTAGTATTTTTTGTGGTTCAGTGATTTTTTTCCGCTTGAAAAAGTGGGAAGTTGTCAAAAGAAGTGAGTGGATCAGTAAGCAATGGATGATTGGAAAGATCTATCGTTCCTATCAATCAGCTTATCTAGCGTTAGAAATAGGCAAACTATTTTATGAAGGCCTCGACTTGAAACAAATTATTCGCTGTTTGAAAGAAACTAAAGAAGGAAGTTTGGTCCAGTCTTTAGCGTATCAATTAATGGAAGGGCTCGAACTAGGTATTCCTTTAGCGCAACAATTTGAGCAATACCGTTTTTTGACGACCGAGTTTAGTCAAATCGTACTACAAGGAGAAGCTAAAGGGAATTTAGGCAAAGAATTGTTGTTTTACAGTGATCTGACACGTAAAGAATTTTTTCAAAAGATCCATCGTTGGTTGCACTGGGTCCAACCAGTCCTTTTCTTAGGGATTGCTGTATTGATTTTACTGATTTATGCGGCTATCTTGTTGCCAGTATATGGAAATATTGAGGAGGTCCTAATATGA
- the comGA gene encoding competence type IV pilus ATPase ComGA → MKIKDLANEIICGGAKNKVQDIYILPYVEDFKVYFRKGKKRTFQKSLSLEIGQQLIASFKYLGQMDIGERRKAQLGSLTYLVDQRKIRLRLSSVGDYLQRESLVIRILYALREKSFRCFVPKDLQVIERSTNNRGLFLFSGPVGSGKTSLMYHLARRNEEQVITIEDPVEIEEPLFLQLQVNEKIDQTYDQLLKLALRHRPDLLIVGEIRDKKTADAAIRAALTGHRVFATVHARDLKGTLARMKELTNNDGFDECLSGIVYQELLPDFNEQPTALWSYCFSDNEIERKEWRASYEEAQKNVWQSYPF, encoded by the coding sequence ATGAAGATAAAAGATTTAGCTAATGAGATCATTTGTGGAGGAGCTAAAAATAAAGTGCAAGATATCTATATTTTGCCATATGTAGAAGATTTTAAGGTTTATTTTCGTAAAGGTAAAAAACGAACATTCCAAAAATCGCTCTCCCTTGAGATTGGCCAACAATTGATCGCTAGTTTTAAGTACCTAGGACAAATGGATATCGGTGAAAGAAGAAAAGCACAACTAGGCTCACTGACTTATTTAGTGGATCAACGAAAGATAAGGCTAAGACTCTCATCAGTAGGTGATTATTTACAAAGAGAGAGCTTGGTTATCCGGATACTCTATGCGTTGAGGGAGAAAAGTTTTCGCTGTTTTGTCCCCAAAGACTTGCAAGTTATTGAGCGGAGTACGAACAACCGTGGATTATTTTTGTTTAGTGGGCCGGTCGGCTCTGGTAAAACGTCATTGATGTATCACCTTGCTCGTAGGAATGAAGAACAAGTAATTACGATCGAAGACCCAGTAGAAATTGAGGAGCCATTGTTTTTACAGTTACAAGTCAATGAAAAAATTGACCAGACTTATGATCAGCTATTAAAACTAGCCTTACGTCATCGTCCTGATTTATTGATTGTCGGTGAAATCAGAGATAAAAAGACAGCAGATGCAGCAATTCGAGCAGCATTGACGGGCCATCGTGTATTTGCTACGGTCCATGCACGAGATCTCAAGGGAACCTTGGCAAGGATGAAGGAACTAACGAACAACGATGGATTTGACGAATGTTTGTCCGGCATTGTCTATCAAGAGTTGCTGCCTGATTTCAATGAACAACCAACGGCATTGTGGTCTTATTGTTTTTCTGACAATGAAATCGAAAGAAAAGAATGGAGAGCTAGCTATGAAGAGGCACAAAAAAATGTTTGGCAATCCTATCCATTTTAA
- the ade gene encoding adenine deaminase, whose translation MDSHLNKHIAVAGKKQPADLVIKHAKIVNVFTKTIMEGDVAVCDGRIVGIAEYEGTTIYDAKGQYLVPGLIDGHVHIESSLLAPKEFAKISLLHGVTTVVTDPHEIGNVAGNLGLEFMLADAKETPMNIFIMLPSCVPVTPFETSGAVLDAKALAPFLEYPEVLGLAEVMNYQAVASNEQTIIDKLQLMHQKNKKIDGHAAGINGDDLNVYLTAGIRTDHEATTAQEAEERLALGMYLMVREGTVAKDLQALLPAITPDNSRRCLFVTDDKLIDDLVAEGSIDHIVRQAILAGMDPLQAIQMASLNAAECFGLQHLGAVAPGYQADFFLTDDLNKLPINTVFHQGETVVADGQLAPDLTEIKNQPAIDALPKMAVAPFDPNSLTLALDSTTAHVIEIIPNSLLTNDLLEQVQVDNGSFTPSVADDQLKIAVIERHHATGNIGLGIVKGFQLKRGALATTVAHDSHNIVVVGTNDEDMCYAAEQLIKKGGGMIVVDQQTELACLPLPIGGLMSLESYETVNQQLLNLTDQAHQLGASEAFDPFLTLSFLTLSVIPELKITDMGLFSFSKFALIPVCDQKD comes from the coding sequence GTGGATTCGCACTTAAACAAACACATTGCAGTTGCAGGAAAAAAACAACCCGCTGATTTAGTTATCAAACATGCAAAAATTGTCAACGTCTTTACGAAAACAATCATGGAGGGTGATGTCGCTGTCTGCGACGGAAGAATCGTAGGTATTGCGGAATACGAAGGTACGACGATCTATGATGCAAAAGGACAGTATTTAGTTCCTGGTCTGATCGATGGTCATGTGCATATCGAAAGTTCTCTGTTAGCACCTAAAGAGTTTGCGAAAATCTCTCTATTACATGGTGTGACGACAGTAGTAACTGATCCTCACGAAATCGGAAATGTCGCCGGAAATTTGGGCCTTGAATTTATGCTGGCAGATGCAAAAGAGACGCCGATGAATATATTCATCATGCTACCTTCTTGTGTGCCTGTCACACCATTTGAAACAAGTGGCGCTGTCTTAGATGCAAAAGCACTTGCTCCTTTTCTTGAGTATCCTGAAGTACTTGGTCTAGCTGAAGTAATGAACTATCAGGCAGTCGCTTCAAATGAGCAAACGATTATCGATAAATTACAGCTGATGCATCAAAAGAACAAAAAAATCGATGGCCACGCCGCAGGAATCAACGGGGACGACTTAAACGTTTATTTAACTGCTGGCATTCGTACAGACCACGAAGCAACGACCGCCCAAGAAGCGGAGGAGCGTTTAGCGCTAGGAATGTATTTGATGGTTCGAGAAGGAACCGTCGCAAAAGATCTACAGGCACTCTTACCTGCTATCACACCTGACAATTCACGTCGCTGTTTATTCGTGACCGATGATAAATTGATCGATGATCTTGTAGCAGAGGGTTCAATTGATCATATCGTTCGTCAAGCAATCTTGGCGGGAATGGATCCACTACAAGCCATCCAGATGGCTTCATTGAATGCGGCAGAATGTTTTGGTTTACAACATTTAGGGGCAGTTGCGCCAGGCTATCAGGCAGACTTTTTCTTAACAGATGACTTGAACAAGTTGCCGATCAATACCGTGTTCCATCAAGGAGAAACGGTTGTGGCAGATGGACAGTTGGCTCCTGATCTTACAGAAATAAAAAATCAGCCAGCGATTGACGCGTTACCCAAAATGGCAGTTGCACCATTTGATCCAAACTCATTGACATTGGCTTTAGATTCAACAACCGCTCATGTCATCGAGATCATTCCAAATAGTTTGTTGACAAACGATTTATTGGAGCAAGTTCAAGTCGATAATGGTTCTTTCACTCCTTCAGTGGCAGATGATCAACTAAAGATTGCTGTCATCGAACGACATCATGCTACAGGAAATATTGGTCTAGGAATTGTCAAAGGGTTCCAACTAAAAAGGGGTGCCTTAGCTACTACTGTGGCTCACGATTCACATAATATCGTCGTTGTAGGAACAAATGATGAAGATATGTGCTACGCTGCTGAACAATTAATCAAAAAAGGCGGTGGGATGATTGTTGTAGATCAACAAACTGAATTAGCTTGTTTACCATTACCTATTGGCGGTTTGATGTCACTCGAATCTTATGAAACAGTTAATCAGCAATTACTGAACTTGACTGACCAAGCGCATCAGTTAGGCGCAAGTGAAGCATTCGATCCTTTCTTGACACTTTCATTTTTAACATTATCAGTTATTCCTGAATTGAAAATCACCGATATGGGACTCTTCTCTTTTTCAAAATTTGCCTTGATTCCCGTCTGTGACCAAAAAGACTAA
- the trmB gene encoding tRNA (guanosine(46)-N7)-methyltransferase TrmB, whose product MRVRNRPNAAEMLAAHPEIVINEPTKWRGKWKELFGNDQPIHIEIGMGKGQFITGMAKAHPEINYIGIEMQVSVVSIALDKVLEEPLPNLRLLHVDGSALTEYFSENEIDQIYLNFSDPWPKKRHEKRRLTYRTFLAVDEEILKPNGEIHFKTDNQGLFEYSLASFSQYGMRLKKVWLDLHQSDFEDNIMTEYEEKFSSRGQRIYRVEAQFVDKTE is encoded by the coding sequence ATGCGTGTTCGCAACCGACCAAATGCAGCAGAGATGTTAGCTGCTCATCCAGAAATCGTCATCAACGAGCCAACAAAATGGCGCGGAAAATGGAAAGAATTATTTGGTAATGATCAACCAATCCATATTGAGATCGGCATGGGAAAAGGACAGTTTATTACTGGGATGGCCAAAGCTCATCCAGAAATCAATTATATCGGGATTGAAATGCAAGTAAGTGTCGTGTCCATTGCTTTAGACAAAGTATTGGAGGAACCATTACCTAATTTAAGATTATTGCACGTGGACGGTTCCGCTTTGACTGAGTACTTTTCAGAGAATGAGATCGATCAGATTTATTTGAATTTTTCAGATCCATGGCCTAAAAAGAGACATGAGAAACGACGATTGACGTATCGTACATTTTTAGCTGTCGATGAAGAGATCTTAAAACCAAATGGTGAAATTCATTTCAAAACAGATAATCAAGGATTATTTGAATATTCGTTGGCTAGTTTTTCACAATACGGAATGCGGTTAAAAAAAGTCTGGCTTGATCTACATCAAAGTGACTTTGAGGACAATATCATGACAGAATATGAAGAGAAGTTTTCTTCTCGAGGACAACGGATCTATCGTGTAGAAGCGCAGTTTGTGGACAAAACCGAATAG